In Azospirillum thermophilum, the genomic stretch CGATGCTGCGCATCGAGGCGCTGGCGATCCTCTATCGCCAGCTCCACGAAACCGGCTCCGGCACCCATGTCGACCTCGGCCGCTATGTCGAGGCGCTGTGCGAGGCGGTCCAGCAGGGAACGCCCGGGGCCGCGGCGAATGTCCCGATCACCGTTACCTCGGAAGCGGTACAGGTCGGACTCTACGAGGCGATGCCGCTCGGCCTCATCATCGCGGAGCTGGTGACCAACAGCCTCCAGCATGCCTTTCCCGACAATGGCTGGATCCAGGTGACGGTGGCGAATCAGGCGAACGGCCGGGCGCGCCTGACCGTGGAGGACAATGGCCGCGCCCTGCCGGCCGGCTTCGACACCACGGCCGAGGACGGGTTGATGCTGGCCGAGGCGCTGGCGGCCCAGCTCGGCGACACGCTCTCCACCGACAGCGACGCTGCCGGAACGACCGCCAGCGTCAGCTTTCCGATCTGACCGCGCAGGCCCTGCCCGGTCAGCCCCGCCGCTCCGCAGGCTCCTCGTCATGGTCGTGATGATCGTGCGGGTGGTGGACCGGTTCGGCCGGCTTGACCGTGCCGGCGAACCAGTCGCGGATCGCCTGCAGCGGGTCGTGCTCCGACGTGACCACAGGCTCGATCCCGCGCCGCTTCATGTGGGCGACGAAGCCGCCGCCGGAGGACCCGGTGATGATCACCTGCACCTCGTCGATCGGATGAGGCCGGCCATCGCCGAAATGATGCAGCACCTCGTCCGGAGCCAGATCGAGTCGCTTCACCTCGATGGGCTCGGCCCCCGCTTCCGCCTCGAAGACGAGGAAGCGGCGGGTACGGCCGCCATGGGTGGCGATGCTGCGGAAATCCTGCGTGCCGACGGCGATCCTCATGAGGGCCCTCCCTGCTGGTTGCGGAGTCTGACTCTGGCACCCGCGCAGGAAGGGCCGCACTGAGCGATGTCAATCGCGTACCGCGACGGTCCGGGCCGGACCGCTCAGATCCAGCTGTCGTCCCCACCGCCGTCGCCACCATCGAAGCCGGGATCCGACCCCGGATCGTCCGACTGGTAGCCGGCATCCTGCACGCCCGCCCCCTGGTCGTAGCTGACGTCATGGGTCGGGGCGCCGCCCTGGGCGCCGCTGTCGCCATAGAAGTTGTTGATGATCGTCTCACCGCCCGCCGCCGCATGGCTGGCGCCGGCCGCGGCCTCCCCGAAGGGACCGGGCGAGTGACTGAGCATGGAGGAGATGGCGCTGGCGGCCAGCATGCCGCCGGCCACGCCGGCAGCGGTCTGCGCGGCGCCGGCCAGGAAGCCGCCGCCCCGGGCGGGCTGCCCGCCCATCATCTGGGGCGCATAGCCCGGCTGATAACCCGGCTGCCCGTAGGCCGGCTGCCCGAAGCCGGGAGGAGGCGCCCCCCAGGGCCCGCGCTGCGCCGGCTGAGGCTGCTGCGGAAGCTGCTGCGGCTCGGGCGCGCGGGCGCCGCCCCAGGGGCTGCGGCCGAGGCCGAGCGCACCGGACAGGAAGCTGCCGCCGGAGGGTTGGGGTGTCTGCTGGCTGCGGCTCTCCGCCTCCTTCAGCTTCCGCTCGAGCTCCTCGATCCGCTGCTGGGCGGCGGTCAGCGCCTGCTGCTGCACCAGCACGGTCTGCGCCATGTAGTAGGACGCCAGCGGCTGGGCCTGGACCAGTTGCCGGATCAGCGCTTCGGCCTCCTGGTCGCGGGGCTGGGACTCCACCTCACGCAGGTGGCGGAAGAGATCGGTGAGGAGGTTACGTTCCTCGGGCGTCATCTGAATCTCCTGAGCGCATCTGATCGGGCGCCCCATGAATGTGGCGTCGCTCCCCCCGGATAAACAAGACCCCGCTGCCGGTGTGCCGGTCCGGTGCAGCTTCCGGCGGTTTCGGCGCCTGCGCCGGGTAATAGGACCCCGCGGTTCGTCTGACAGACTTTCCGTTCGTTGCGTAAACAGGGTCGTGTCTATACTATTTTCCAATGCTCGTTCCGGACGGTCCTGCCCGGTCGGGACGAGCATCAGCCGAAAAGGCATCAGCCGAAAGGGCGTCAGCCGAAGGGGCGTTTTTGCCGAGTCTCCTGGCGGCGCCTCCGGAACAACAGGGAGGGAGGATCGCCATGACCATGGTCTTGTCCATGCCGGATCACTGCCTCGACCGCCGCACCGGCGACCTGACGCCGGACGAGATCGCCGTCATCGCCCTGCACGAGCACCTGACCCTGACCGAAGCCGACCAGCGCGGCCATGCCATGCTGCGCGAGCCCTGGGGACACGCGGCGCTGCGGCAGATGGTGTGGGACGTCCTGCTCGACGCCCGGCGGCGCGGCGACGAGACGGAGATGGAACGTCTCTCCCGCCTCTTCCGCCAGACCTGCCTGCGCTTCCCCAATCCCTACGACCGGCGTCACTCGCCAACCCGGGAACGGCATCCCTTCCCCTACGGCGGTTCCCTCTGACGCGGCTCCGCTTCCCGAAGCTCGGGACGGGTGGCGCTCCTGCCGTTCCGGCGAAGCGGAACGACATAGGGTGGTTATGGCCATTCCTCCCCCGCCCTATACCTTTGACGGGAGAGATTTCGTCCGGCAATTGTCGCACAGTGCTGGCGCGTCGGCGATGGGACCGGAAGCATGGGGAATGAAGCACCGGGCATGGTGGATTTGACCGACCTGGAACGGGATGCCCTGACGGAACTGGTGAACATGGGTGTCAGCCGCGCGGCGACCCATCTCAGCCGCATGGTGTCCGACCAGGTGTTGCTGTCGGTTCCATCCGTCGGGATCGTGACCCTGGAGGAGGCGACGAGCTTCCTGTCGACCAGGGAACGCACCGGCCTCGTCGCGGTGGAGCAGGATTTCCGCGGCTCCTTCGCCGGGCGCGCCCTCCTGATCTTTCCGGAGACCAACAGCCTGGAACTGGTCCGCGCCGTGCTCGGCGCCGACCTGACCCTGGCCGAGATCGTCGATCTGGAGCAGGACGCGCTGGCGGAGATCGGCAACATCATCCTGAACGGCTGTCTGGTCGTCATCGCCGACACGCTGAAGGACCGGCTGAGCATCTCGCTGCCCAGCGTCCTGCGCGGCGACAGCCCGGCGATCCTGAAGGACAAGGACGGAAACTCCAGCGCGCTCGTGCTATTCCTCTACATCGATTTCATGATCCGCAGCCGGAGCATCCGGGGATACATCGCCTTGCTGATGGGCGTCTCCTCCCTCGAATCTCTCAAGTCCCTGATCCATGGCTTCATCGCCAGCATCGAGTCCGGAACGCCGCATGGGTCCGATCCAGTTTGAGCCGCCGGGCTGGGCCGAGGGTGTGCTGAACGCGCTCGACGCCGGAATCGTCCTGCTCGACCGCCATGGGCAGGTGCAGTTCTGGAACGGGTGGATGGAGCGGGCCTCGGGCATGGCGGCGCGCACCGTCCTCGGCCACGACCTGTTCGACGTCCTGCCCAACCTGCGCGAATCGCGGCTGCACACGGCGGTGCGGGACGTGCTGGCGACCGGCGCGCCCAGCATCCTGTCCCATACCCTGAACCCGATGCTGTTCCCGCTGCGCTACCCGGACGGGCGGCGGATGGTGCACAACGCGCTGGTCGGACCCCTGCCGGGCGACGGGCCGTCGCGCTGCATGATCCAGATCACCGACGTCACCGCGGCTGTGAACCGCGAACGGGTGCTGCGCGAACAGCGCGATGCCCGCTATCGCGCCATCGTCGACACGGCCCCGGACGCCATCGTCACCACCGACACCCGCGGCACGATCCAGTGGATGAACGGCGCCGCCGCCCGCCATTTCGACTATCGCCCGGAGGAGCTGATCGGCGAGAACGTCCGCGTCCTGCTGGGCGAGGATTCGCCGGATTGGGTCGAGCTGTCGGAACTCGGCAGCCATGCCGGCGGCTCGGTGGAGGCGATGGAGCTGGGCGGACGGCGCCGCGACGGCACGCGCATCGACCTGGAACTGTCGATGGCCCGCTGGATGTCGGAGGGGCGGAGCTTCATCACCGGCATCCTGCGCGACGTGAGCGAACGGCGGCGCACCCGCGACGAGCTGCGCGCCAACGCCCTGGCCATGCGCCAGCTCGCCGAACAGACCAAGGCGACGCTCGACGCGCTGCCCGCCTTCATCGCGGTGCTCGACCGCACCGGCCGCATCGTCTCGGTCAACCGCGCCTGGGCCGAAGCGGGGCCCGAGGCCGGCTTCCTCGGCCAGGGCTCCATGGTCGGGGAAGACTATCTGGCGACCTGCGGCCGGGCGGCCGAACACAGCCTGCAGGCCCGGGCGGCGGCGGCGGAACTGCGGACGATGCTCGACGACGGTCCGGCGCCGCGCTCGATCGAATATGCCGGCCGGTCCGAGGCCGGGCAGCACTGGTACCGCTGTCTGGCGGCGCCGATGCCGAGCGGACCGTTCGGCGGCACCGTGCTGATGCACATCGACATCACCGAGATCAAGTCGATGGAGGCGGCGCTGCGCAAGCTGGTGGACCAGAAATCCACCCTGCTGCGCGAGGTCAACCACCGGGTGAAGAACAGCCTGCAGCTCGTGTCCAGCCTGCTGACCCTGCAGACGCTGAGCCTGCCGGACCCGGCCATGCGCCCGCACTTCCAGGAGGCGCGCAGCCGCATCGAGGCGATCGCCCGCGTCCACAACCGGCTCTATCAGGCCGACCAGTTCCAGTCGATCGAGTTCGGCACCTATCTGAACGAGCTGTGCAGCGACCTCGCCCGGGCCTCGGGCACCGAGGAAACCTGCTCGATCGCCATCCGGTCGGACGTGGTGGACCTGCCCATCGACATGGCGGCCCCGCTGGGGCTGATCGCCAACGAGCTGATCACCAACGCCATCAAGCATCGCGGTGGGCGGAAGGCGGAGATGTCGGTGGAGTTCCTGCGCCACGGCGACCAGGTGGAGCTGACCGTCGCCGACCAGGGGCCGGGTCTGCCGCCGGGATTCGACATGCGCAAGACCCGCAGCCTCGGCATGAGGCTGATCACCAGCCTCGCCGGTCAGGTCCGCGCCACCGTCGAGATCGTGCCGGTCGAGCGCGGCACCTGTTTCAGAATCATCGTGCCCTTGCCCGACACCGAGGGTCAGGGCGAGGCAGTCTCGGCAGCGGAGTCCCATCCATGAGGATCCTGCTGGTGGAGGACGAGATCCTCATCGCCATGGAACAGCGCTTCTACCTGGAGGCCATCGGCGACGACGTGTTCGGTCCGGCGGCCACCACCACCGAAGCCGTGGAGATGGCACTGGCGATCAAGCCCGACCTCGCACTGGTCGATATCCATCTGGCCCAGGGCAACAGCGGGCTCGACGTGGCGGACTCGCTCGGTGCGCTCGGCATTCCCAGCCTGTTCATCACCTCCTTCAGGGAGGAGGTGAAGCCCGGCCGCAGCTTCACCATCGGCTGCCTGCCCAAGCCCTTTACCGAGCGCTCCCTGCTGGGCGCCGTGGAGGTCGCGCGCGCGGTCCTCTCCGGACGCCCTCCAGGCCGGGTTCCGGAAACGATGGAACTGTTCGAGCCACCGCCGCTCAGCCGAGCAGGGGTGCCACCCAGCGTCTGAGGAAGTCCTCTTCCGGCCCGGCCGCCACCTGGGGGCGGACCGCCAGCAGGACCTGCAGCAGCGAGGTATGGAGCGCGGTGCAGCCCGACAGATCCACCCGCGCACCCGGCGTCGCCTCCAGCCACTCCAGCAGCGGCAGGGCCTCTTCCGCCGCGCAGGCGCCGTCGAACCGGGCCGTCGCGTCCTCGAACCGGATCGCCATCACAGAAGCTCCCTCGGATTGAGGACAAGGAGAAGGCGTCCGTCGCCCAGCACCGCCGTGCCGCTGTAGCCGCGCAGGCCGCGCAGCACCCCGGTCATCGGCCGCAGCACGACGTCCGCCCGCTCGCGGAAGCCGTCCACCACCAGGCCCGCCGTCGCCCCGCCGAGGTCGAGCAGCAGAACCGCCTCGGCCTGCCGGTCGCGGCCGTCCTCGGCGAAGCCGAGCAGACGGCGCAGACGCCACACCGGCACGACCTCGTCGCGCAGGACGATGCTCTCGGCATGTTTCACGCAACGGATGTCGCTGCCGGGGATGCGCGCCATGCCGCCGACCAGCGTGACCGGAATGCCGAACAGCTCGCCCGCCGTCTCCACCACCAGGACGCGGGTGATGCTCATGGTCAGCGGCAGGACCAGCCGGATCCGCGTGCCCTCGCCAGGGGTGGAGGCGATCTCCACCCGGCCGCCCGTCCGTTCGACGGTGGAGCGGACGACGTCCATGCCGACCCCGCGGCCGGAAAGTTCCGACACGGTCGCCGAAGTGCTGAAGCCGGGGGCGAAGACCAGCCGCAGCGCCTCGGCCTCGCTCATCGCCTCCGCGGTTGCCGCGTCGACGATGCCCTTGGCGACGGCCGACCGGCGGATGGTGGCGGCGTCGATCCCGGCGCCGTCGTCGGCCACCTCCACCACCACCCCGTCCCTCTCCTGCGTCGCCTGCACCCGGATGGTGCCGGTCTCCGGCTTGCCGGCGGCGCGGCGGCGGTCGGGCGTCTCGATCCCGTGGTCCAGGCTGTTGCGGACGAGATGGAGCAGCGGTTCGCCCAGCGCGTCCAGGATATCCTTGTCGGCTTCCGTCTCGCCCCCCGCGATAAGGAGATCCACCGGCTTGCCGAGCCGCCGGGCGGTGTCGCGCACCAGCCGCGGCAACGGCTCCAGCACACGGGACAGCGGCAGCATCCGCAGGCGCAGGACGGCGTGCTGCAGGTCCCCCACCAGCCCGTCGATGCGCGCCGCGACGTCGCGGATCGCCTGGGCGAGCGTCTCGTCCGCCGCCTGCCGGGCGAGCGGCGGCAGGGCGGCGCGGGCCACGGCGAGTTCGCCGACGACCCCCATCAGGCTGTCCATCCGCTCCGGCTCGACCCTCAGCGCACGGCGGGCGGACTGCACCGGGGCGGCGGGGGGCGGTGCAACGATCCGGTCGATCAGCGCGCCCAGGGCCTCGGGACCGTCCGGCACCGCCTCCGCGCGGCCGAGCGAGGACAGGATCGCCCTGACGGCACGGACGACGGCGGCCCGTCGGGCATCCTGCTCCGCCTCCGGTCCCGGCAGGGACAGGATGCGCGCCTGCTCGCGCAGCATCGCCTGGGCCAGCCCCTCCGGCGCGGTGGAGGCGACCGGCTTGGCCAACGGCTCCAGGGCGATCGCGGCGGCCTCGATCTGGTCGGGGGAGGTCCGGAAGACCGCGGCCACGGCCTCGACCGGCGCGGTGCTCAACGCATGGAAACGCAGCGCGCAGCGATAGGGATCGAACTCGGCGGAAGCCGGCCAGGGGCCGGTCGGCTCGATCAGCAGAAGCCGCAGATCGGGAATGCGGCGGCACAGCGCCAGGGGATCGTCGCCATTGAAGAAGCAGTCCGGATCCGGTCGGTAGGACAGCGCCGTGCCGGACCAGGCACCTTCCAGCCCGGCCCTGCGCCGGTCGGCCTCGCTCAGCCGCTCCACCCACCCCGGCGCGGCGGAGGAGGCCCCCGCCGGCCCCGCACCGCCCGACAGGCGCACGGCGAGGGCCTGCGCCGCGGCGGCGGCATCGTCGGGCAGCGCCCCCGTTTCCTCCAGCCCGTCGAGCCAGCGCGCGGCCTGATCGATCGCCTGGAACAGCAGGTCGGCGAGTTCCGCCGTCATCCGGCCGCGCCCGTCGCGCACCGCCATCAGCGCGTCTTCACCGGCATGGACCAGCCGCGTGAAGGGGGCGAGGTCGAACAGGCCGGTAGCGCCCTTCAGCGTGTGGAAGGCACGGAACAGGTCATGGACGGCGGCGGCGTCACCGGGATCGCGCTCCGCCCGCAGCAGAGCGGCGCCGGCGCTCTCCAGGAGCTCCCGCGCCTCGACCAGGAACTGGGCGAACAGGGCGCTCACCGGGGACGCTCCGTCAGCGGACGGCCGGTCAGCAGGCGGGCGGCGGCCGTGAGGTCTTCCGGCCGCACCGGCTTCACGAAGTACCAGTTGGCGCCGGCCAGCAGCGCCTGCTCGCGGTCGCTGTCCTTCGCCTCGGTGCTGACGACCACGGCTGGGACGTCGCGCAGGTCCGGCTCCCGGCGCACCGCGCGCAGCATGGAGAATCCGTCCATCTTCTGCATGTTGACGTCCACGATCAGCAGGTCGGGCGGTGCGGCCAGCGCGTGTTCCAGCCCGTCGAGTCCGTTGACCGCCTCGTCCACCGCGAATCCGTCGCCTTCCAGCACGGCCCGGCTGTAGGCCCGCACGGTCGCGGCATCGTCCACCACGAGGACCCGCGGTCTGGCGCCGGTATCGGTCATTTCGCCCTCGGCTTCTGATAGAGGATCGCGTCGGGGAACCGGCGCGGGATGTAGAGGGAGGACATGCGGCTCATGCTTTCCGAATGGCCGAGAGCGATGAAACCGCAGGGGGCGAGCGCGTCGAAGAACATTGCCGCCGCCTCGCGGCGCCCCAAATCGTCGAAGTAGATCAGAAGGTTGCGACAGAATATCACGTCGATGTCGCGGAACGGCCGCACATCCTCCGGCTCGACGATGTTGATCCGGGAGAAGTCGATGGACTCCCGCAGCTCCTGCATGATCTGCCAGCGGCCGGACCCGACCGGGCTGAAGTATTTCTCTCTCAGTTCGGCGGGCAGCATCTGAAGTGCGCGTTCTTCATAGACACCTTCCTGCGCCCGGGCCAGCACCTTGGAGTCGATGTCGGAAGCGTACAACTCGATCTCGTAGTCGTCCACCTTGCTCCAATATTCCAGCAGCATGATGGCGATCGAATAGGGCTCCTCCCCGGTCGAGCAGCCGGCCGACCAGATCCGCAGCCGCTCCCCCTTCGGCCTGCCCTGCACCACCTCGTCCAGCACATCGTGAACCAAACAGTCGAACTGGTACTTCTCGCGGAAGAAATAGGTCTCGTTCACCGTCATCAGGTTGACGAGGGTCTGCAACTCCTCGCCGGAGGCCTGGAAGCGCAACAGGTTCAGGTAGTCGGGGAAGCGCTCCACCCCCGCCGCCGCCATGCGGGCCGCCACCCGCCGGTCGACATAGTAGCGCTTGGCCTCGGTATAGGAGAGGCCGGTCCGGTCCCGCAGGAAGTCGCAGAACTCGGCGTAGTCCTGCGGGGTCAGGCCGGGAGGAGCATCCTCGGGAGAAATCGCCATGCGGCCCGTCACCTGTCCACGAACCGGCGCCGCGCCGAGGCGACGGAAAAGGTGACGAAGGGGTCGCCGGGGAAGCGGGCCTCCAGCCCTTCCAGCGCCGGAAGGACCTCCGGATGGCCGGTCTCCAGCAGAGCTTCCACAACCGCCAGGCACACGTTGATGTCCGGATCCCGCTGCAGGACGCCGGTCAGCCAATCGAACCGCTCCGCCACCGGAAGGCGCCCGACGAGAAGGGCGGCGAAGATGCGCAGGTCCGGGTCGGAGGAGTCGAGCAGCGGCCGGACCGCCGGAGCCGCCACCTCCCCGGGCATCTGCTGCAGGCTTTCGGCGACGGCGTTGCGCAGGCCTGCATCCTCGCTGTCGAGCAGCGGCACCAGGGCCGCGGCGGCCTCCGCCGTTCCCAGCCGGGCGAGAGCCGTCAGGACGACCTCCCGCACGCTCGGGTCGTCCTCCTGCGGCAACCGGCCGGCCAGCGCCCCGGCGCCGTCGGCCCGCCCGGCCAGCGCCAGGGCGGCACGGCGGCGGACGGCCGGATCGGCATCGGCGAGCCCGGCGACGGGATCGACGCCGGCCCCGGTGTCCTGACGGGCCGACGCATCCTTCTTCGGTTTCACGAGTGCCATCGCCGTCTTCCCTTTCCGTTCACGCCGTGCCGTCGGTGCCGATCCAGCGCAGAAGCTGCCCGGCGACCTTCTCGGAGGGCAGCACCAGATCGGCGCCGTCCCGGCGGATCAATTCCTGCGGCATGCCGAAGACGACCGCGCTCTCCTCGGATTCGGCGATGGTGCGGCCGCCCAGGCGGTGCAGCGTCGCCATCGTCTCCGCCCCGTCATAGCCCATGCCGGTCAGCAGGACCCCGACCAGACGCCCGGCCGGCAGGAGACGCAAGGCGCTCTCCACCAGCACGTCGACGTTGGGGTGCCAGGGCTTGCCCTCGACCGGCGGAATCGGCGTGGCGATCAGCCGCCCGCCGCGCCGCGCCACCTGCAGATCCGCCCCGCCACGCGCGATGTAGACCGTGCCGGGCTCGATGGGCATCGCCCGCTCCGCCTCCACCACCCGCAGCGCGCAGATGTCGTCGAGCCGCCGCGCCAGCGTGCCGGTAAAGGAGGCCGGCATGTGCTGGGCGACCAGGACGGGCCAGGCGAATCCGGCGGGCAGGGCCGGCAGGATCTCCTCCAGCGTGCCGGGGCCGCCGGTGGACACGCCGACCAGCACCAGACCCTCGACGGTTCCCAGGGAATTCTGACGCGGGGGCGCAGGGGCCGCGACCTCATCGGCCGGAGTCACGAAATCCTCGCCGGCGATGCGGGCGCGGGCGAGCCGCAGACGCTCGCGCAGCCCGCGGGTGCGGCGCGGACGCGAGGTGGCCGCCGCCCGCACCGTCTCGACCAGAGCGTCGGCGATGGCGGTCAGCCCGCCGGTTCCGGGCTTCTGCACCGCCTCGACGGCACCGAGCCGCAGCGCCTCCAGCGTTTCCTCCGCCCCCTCGCCGGTGAGGGCGGAGACCATGACGACCGGCTTGGGGTGCTCCACCATGATGCGGCCGAGACAGGTCAGACCGTCCATGCCCGGCATCGTCACGTCGAGGGTCACCACGTCCGGGTCGAACACCGGCAGGCTGGCGAGCGCCTGGGCACCGGTGGCCGCGGTTTCCACGGTGAAGCCGGCCTCCGTCAGGATCCCGGCGATCCGCCGGCGCATCAGGGCGGAATCATCGACCACCAGAACCTTGGTCATTCCCATCCGCCGTCGTCACTTGGCCGGAAGGAGGGCGGCGAGGCGCTCCATGTCCAGCAGCTCGGCCGGGTCCATCAGCAGGATCATCCGCCGCCCGCCGCCGGCCTCCTCCAGCGTCGCGACACGGCGGATCAGGCGATGCTGTGCCTGCGACACCGCCGGGGCCGGCCCGATGGCCCGGTCGGGGATGCGCTGCAGTCCGGCAAGGCCATCCACCAGCAGCCCGGCCCGCGCTTCGCCGGAGGCGACCACCACCACCCGGCCGCGGTCGCCCTGCCCGACCGCCTGCGGCAGATGGAGCAGCCGGCGCTGGTCGATCAGCGGCACGACGGCCCCGCGCAGCGTCACCACCCCGGCGACGAATTCCGGAGCGTTCGGCAGCGGCGTCGGCGCATCCGGCCGGCGCAGCACCTCCTGCACCGCCGCGACCGGCAGGCCGTACTCCGCCCCGGCCAGCCGGAAGACCAGCACGCTCTCGCTCCGCTCCGTTGCGCCCGCCGGCGCCGGCTGGCTCATCGCCGTCTCCTCCTGCCCACCCGCCAGAGCAACGCCGTGCCGGAACAGCCGTTCCGCCGACAGCAGGGAAACGAGACGACGCCCGCCGTCCGCCCTGACGATGCCGTCGAGATCCTCGAACTCCGCCTCCCGTGCCAGCAGCGGCGGCACCGGGTCGATGCGCGCCCGCTCGATGCGCAGAAGCTCCCGCACATCGTCGACCAGAAGGCCGACCGGCTCCTCGCGGCCGGTCGCGGCGTCGCGGGTCCGGGCGACGACCACCCGCCGTCCGCCCCCGTTCACCTTGCCGCCATCGGCCCCGTCGCCATCCCTCCCGTCGTCCAGGGCGAACAGCGCCCGCAGGGCGACCAGCGGCAGCAGCCCGTCCCGCAGCGTCATCACTCCCAGCAGATGCGCCCCGGCCCTCGGCAGGCGCGTAACACCGGCCGGAGCCGGCACGACCTCCGCCACCCGGTCGACCGGCAGGGCGAACTCCTGTCCGCCGACCTGGAAGACCAGCAGCCCCACCTCGTCCACCGCCGCCCTGACTGCCGCCCCGGCCGCCGGACCGGCCGCGACCACCGGCACGGCGTCGCCGCCGTCGCTGCGGGCGAGGTCGCGGAACTGGCGGTCGATGACGGTCCCGGCATCGAGCAGCATCAGCGGCGGCGCCCGCAGCATCCCCGACAGAAGCTCAGGGTCCAGCCCGCTCTCCACCCCCGGGTCCACCGGATCGACGGTATCGGCGGGGACGGCGACCAGCCCGGCCATCCGGTCGACCAGAAGCCCGACCGCCTGCCCGCCATGGCGGACGATCACGACCCGGGCAGCGGTTCCGCGGCCCGCCGTGGCCGCTTCCGCCTCCAGCCCCATCGCCCGCGCAAGGTCGAGCACCGGGATCGCCAGTCCCTGGCGCTGGGCGAGCCCCTCGAGGGCCGGCGGCCCCAGCGGGATGCGGACCAGCGCCGGCGGTCGCACCACCTCCAGCACGTCCGGCAACGGCAGGGCGAAGCCGAAGCCGCCGGCGGTGAAGGTCACCAGCCGCAGCTCGCCGTCCGTCTCTTCGGCCTGGTCAGCCATGGTCGGGCCTCCTGCGGCGCTGTTCAGCTTCCACC encodes the following:
- the cheB gene encoding chemotaxis-specific protein-glutamate methyltransferase CheB, with product MTKVLVVDDSALMRRRIAGILTEAGFTVETAATGAQALASLPVFDPDVVTLDVTMPGMDGLTCLGRIMVEHPKPVVMVSALTGEGAEETLEALRLGAVEAVQKPGTGGLTAIADALVETVRAAATSRPRRTRGLRERLRLARARIAGEDFVTPADEVAAPAPPRQNSLGTVEGLVLVGVSTGGPGTLEEILPALPAGFAWPVLVAQHMPASFTGTLARRLDDICALRVVEAERAMPIEPGTVYIARGGADLQVARRGGRLIATPIPPVEGKPWHPNVDVLVESALRLLPAGRLVGVLLTGMGYDGAETMATLHRLGGRTIAESEESAVVFGMPQELIRRDGADLVLPSEKVAGQLLRWIGTDGTA
- a CDS encoding chemotaxis protein CheW, translating into MADQAEETDGELRLVTFTAGGFGFALPLPDVLEVVRPPALVRIPLGPPALEGLAQRQGLAIPVLDLARAMGLEAEAATAGRGTAARVVIVRHGGQAVGLLVDRMAGLVAVPADTVDPVDPGVESGLDPELLSGMLRAPPLMLLDAGTVIDRQFRDLARSDGGDAVPVVAAGPAAGAAVRAAVDEVGLLVFQVGGQEFALPVDRVAEVVPAPAGVTRLPRAGAHLLGVMTLRDGLLPLVALRALFALDDGRDGDGADGGKVNGGGRRVVVARTRDAATGREEPVGLLVDDVRELLRIERARIDPVPPLLAREAEFEDLDGIVRADGGRRLVSLLSAERLFRHGVALAGGQEETAMSQPAPAGATERSESVLVFRLAGAEYGLPVAAVQEVLRRPDAPTPLPNAPEFVAGVVTLRGAVVPLIDQRRLLHLPQAVGQGDRGRVVVVASGEARAGLLVDGLAGLQRIPDRAIGPAPAVSQAQHRLIRRVATLEEAGGGRRMILLMDPAELLDMERLAALLPAK